A portion of the Halopelagius inordinatus genome contains these proteins:
- a CDS encoding RPA family protein — protein sequence MSSNDVPTREVARRVFAEEFNDASYTFKESDDERAPVYLLLPTGEKANRVFLVGTLTEKEDVGEDNEYWRGRIVDPTGTFFVYAGQYQPEAANALRELEPPAYVSVVGKPRTYETDDGNVNVSVRPESISVVDASTRDRWVVETSERTLERIETFDEEGNEYARMAREEYDLPTDRYKGAAVSALESLEETDGDELGGGADSDAEGEPDSSVDAGTGDEELESEVEQ from the coding sequence ATGAGTTCAAACGACGTCCCCACCCGAGAAGTCGCCCGACGAGTGTTCGCAGAGGAGTTCAACGACGCCAGCTACACGTTCAAAGAGTCCGACGACGAACGCGCGCCGGTCTACCTCCTTCTCCCCACCGGAGAGAAGGCGAATCGCGTGTTCCTCGTCGGGACGCTGACCGAAAAAGAGGACGTGGGCGAGGACAACGAGTACTGGCGGGGGCGCATCGTAGACCCCACCGGGACGTTCTTCGTCTACGCCGGACAGTACCAGCCCGAAGCAGCCAACGCGCTTCGCGAACTCGAACCGCCCGCGTACGTCTCCGTCGTCGGCAAGCCGCGGACGTACGAGACCGACGACGGCAACGTGAACGTCTCCGTCCGCCCCGAATCCATCTCCGTCGTGGACGCCTCGACGCGTGACCGGTGGGTGGTCGAGACGTCCGAACGGACGCTCGAACGCATCGAAACGTTCGACGAAGAGGGCAACGAGTACGCCCGGATGGCCCGCGAGGAGTACGACCTGCCGACCGACCGCTACAAGGGGGCGGCCGTCTCGGCGCTCGAAAGCCTCGAAGAGACCGACGGCGACGAACTCGGCGGCGGCGCGGACTCGGACGCCGAGGGAGAACCCGACTCGTCGGTCGACGCAGGAACCGGCGACGAGGAACTCGAATCGGAAGTCGAACAGTAA
- a CDS encoding TRAM domain-containing protein: MSECPLADDCPRYSERINGMGCQYYGDRGGAEWCNNYEQPIRDLKAQPVKPGEEIVVDVDDIHESGAGVGRTEDGFIVLVDGLLPESRAVVRIDQVKSNHARSKKVIEKLPLDGDLEDASPESEDADGEENDSNSGDGPTRPTALGSRDNFWGS; the protein is encoded by the coding sequence ATGTCTGAGTGTCCGCTGGCGGACGACTGTCCGAGGTACTCCGAGCGAATCAACGGCATGGGGTGTCAGTACTACGGCGACCGCGGCGGCGCCGAGTGGTGTAACAACTACGAACAGCCCATCCGCGACCTGAAGGCACAACCGGTCAAACCCGGCGAGGAGATAGTCGTGGACGTAGACGACATCCACGAGAGCGGTGCGGGCGTCGGGCGCACGGAGGACGGCTTTATCGTCCTCGTGGACGGCCTCCTGCCCGAGTCGCGCGCGGTCGTCCGCATCGACCAGGTGAAGTCGAACCACGCTCGCTCGAAGAAGGTCATAGAGAAACTCCCGCTCGACGGTGACTTAGAGGACGCGTCGCCCGAAAGCGAGGACGCGGACGGCGAGGAGAACGACTCGAACTCGGGCGACGGGCCGACGCGGCCGACGGCACTCGGAAGCCGAGACAACTTCTGGGGAAGCTAA
- a CDS encoding mannose-1-phosphate guanylyltransferase codes for MQADRSDSDADSHSDTNPDLPVVALVLAGGTGSRLYPASRSDRPKQFLSLLGEESLLERTIARAREVADEVVVSTSEAFAAEVRERAPDADVIVEPAGKDTGPALTYATYRIRQRVGDCVVAVLPSDHRVGEGFADAIRRGAAVAARTGRLVTFGVEPTRPDTGYGYLEPGEFRDGFAPVVAFHEKPDAETAREYVDAGHYWNAGIFAWTPEALLAAARDSPLAPMVAALDSGATPEEAFDRVSAVSIDYAVMERTADAVVVPVEFRWDDLGAWDALERVLPDDADGTVAAGDVEVRSVDAGDNVVAADGKHVSLVGVSDLAVVSWGDRILVVSKDRAQAVRDLVDELKERDEF; via the coding sequence ATGCAGGCAGACCGTTCTGACTCCGACGCGGACTCGCACTCGGACACGAACCCCGACCTCCCCGTCGTCGCCCTCGTCCTCGCCGGCGGCACCGGGTCGCGTCTCTATCCCGCGAGTCGGTCCGACCGACCCAAGCAGTTTCTCTCGCTTCTGGGCGAGGAGTCGCTTCTCGAACGGACGATAGCCCGCGCGCGAGAGGTGGCGGACGAAGTGGTCGTCTCCACCTCCGAAGCGTTCGCGGCCGAGGTGCGCGAACGCGCGCCCGACGCCGACGTGATAGTCGAACCGGCGGGCAAAGACACCGGTCCGGCCCTGACCTACGCGACGTACCGCATCCGCCAACGGGTCGGCGACTGCGTCGTCGCCGTCCTCCCCAGCGACCACCGGGTCGGAGAGGGGTTCGCCGACGCGATACGTCGCGGCGCGGCCGTCGCCGCACGCACGGGCAGACTCGTCACGTTCGGCGTCGAACCGACGCGCCCGGACACCGGGTACGGCTACCTCGAACCCGGCGAGTTCCGCGACGGCTTCGCGCCCGTCGTCGCCTTCCACGAGAAACCCGACGCCGAAACCGCCCGCGAGTACGTCGATGCCGGTCACTACTGGAACGCGGGCATCTTCGCGTGGACGCCCGAGGCGTTGCTCGCCGCCGCGCGCGACTCGCCGCTTGCGCCCATGGTGGCGGCACTCGATTCGGGGGCGACCCCCGAGGAGGCGTTCGACCGAGTCTCCGCGGTGAGCATCGACTACGCGGTGATGGAACGGACGGCCGACGCGGTGGTCGTTCCCGTCGAGTTCCGTTGGGACGATTTGGGCGCGTGGGACGCTCTCGAACGCGTCCTCCCCGACGACGCCGACGGAACCGTCGCCGCGGGCGACGTGGAGGTGCGGTCGGTCGACGCGGGGGACAACGTCGTCGCCGCCGACGGGAAACACGTCTCTTTGGTCGGCGTCTCCGACCTCGCCGTCGTCTCGTGGGGCGACCGGATACTCGTCGTCTCGAAAGACCGTGCGCAGGCGGTTCGTGACCTCGTCGACGAGTTGAAAGAGCGCGACGAGTTCTGA
- a CDS encoding Tfx family DNA-binding protein, whose amino-acid sequence MDDSEGDATDPNLDTDAILEEVGFVPDESVLTRRQAEVLALRERGVRQSTIADRLGTSRANVSSIESSARRNVEKARETIAFAEALTAPVQVVVERGEDLYNVPKSVYDACDEAGVKVNHTAPDLMKIVADEAGDAVKGREVREQLLVGVTSDGSVRVRRGGMPNEP is encoded by the coding sequence ATGGACGACTCGGAGGGCGACGCGACCGACCCGAACCTCGACACCGACGCGATTCTCGAAGAGGTCGGGTTCGTCCCCGACGAGAGCGTGTTGACCCGTCGGCAGGCGGAGGTGTTGGCGCTTCGCGAACGCGGCGTCCGTCAGTCGACTATCGCAGACCGCCTCGGAACCTCGCGCGCGAACGTCTCCAGCATCGAGTCGAGCGCTCGGCGGAACGTCGAGAAGGCTCGCGAGACCATCGCGTTCGCCGAAGCGCTGACCGCGCCCGTACAGGTCGTCGTCGAACGGGGCGAGGACCTCTACAACGTACCGAAGTCGGTGTACGACGCCTGCGACGAGGCCGGCGTGAAGGTCAACCACACCGCGCCGGACCTGATGAAGATAGTCGCGGACGAGGCGGGCGACGCCGTCAAAGGACGCGAGGTCAGAGAGCAGTTGCTCGTCGGCGTGACGAGCGACGGGAGCGTCCGGGTGCGGCGGGGCGGGATGCCGAACGAACCGTAA
- a CDS encoding DUF5814 domain-containing protein yields MAITDKIYLKNHRQISSQLDVNIPKGAFKGATMDVLYSGDGLSKLDGATRDRLLDFAEDFLDPKNPDDLYTGYPERQFVRYLLELRAEGLPPDAIVDVMSDDYMLYAYPGDVLSFLDNAVRTLEAVETLAGVEGNEKMERKAHRAKQALSG; encoded by the coding sequence GTGGCTATCACGGACAAGATATACCTCAAGAACCACCGCCAGATTTCGTCGCAACTCGACGTGAACATCCCGAAAGGGGCGTTCAAGGGGGCGACGATGGACGTCCTCTACTCCGGCGACGGCCTCTCGAAACTCGACGGGGCAACGCGCGACAGACTGCTCGACTTCGCGGAGGACTTCCTCGACCCGAAGAACCCGGACGACCTGTACACGGGTTATCCCGAACGCCAGTTCGTCAGATACCTGCTCGAACTCCGCGCGGAGGGCCTGCCCCCGGACGCCATCGTCGACGTGATGAGCGACGACTACATGCTGTACGCGTATCCGGGCGACGTGCTGTCTTTTCTCGACAACGCGGTCCGAACGCTCGAAGCGGTCGAAACGCTCGCGGGCGTCGAAGGCAACGAGAAGATGGAGCGGAAAGCCCACAGAGCGAAACAGGCGCTCTCCGGGTAG
- a CDS encoding ribbon-helix-helix protein, CopG family, which yields MGNKNKTISFRVNEDAFETLREIAEERDISLSAVFRDYVDTLVAHDGQVQVVPEHELEEMGGDEKAESFPPTVEVPKSFVREHERLELEADHLREQLEEHKRYVNYLREQLEDDDEEVIQLEDLDAGETDEPSFRLG from the coding sequence ATGGGCAACAAGAACAAGACGATCTCGTTTCGCGTCAACGAGGACGCCTTCGAGACGCTCAGAGAGATCGCCGAAGAACGAGATATCTCGCTTTCCGCGGTCTTCCGAGACTACGTGGATACGCTCGTTGCCCACGACGGTCAGGTGCAGGTGGTCCCCGAACACGAACTCGAAGAGATGGGCGGCGACGAGAAAGCGGAGTCGTTCCCGCCGACGGTGGAGGTGCCGAAGAGCTTCGTCCGCGAACACGAGCGTCTGGAACTCGAAGCCGACCACCTCCGCGAACAGCTCGAAGAGCACAAACGGTACGTCAACTACCTCCGCGAGCAACTCGAAGACGACGACGAGGAGGTCATCCAACTGGAGGACTTAGACGCCGGCGAGACGGACGAACCCTCGTTCCGACTGGGCTGA
- a CDS encoding replication factor A (Replication protein A protects and stabilize the intermediate ssDNA that is generated by the unwinding action of a DNA helicase at the replication fork. In addition, SSBs prevent the formation of secondary structures by single-stranded template DNA.) yields the protein MSDLRTHAAEIAEQFSDHLDVDEDDVEERLQNLVDEYRVPVDEARRSVVNSYLDEAGLERDELGRGGAEETLLADIDEDEQWVDVTAKVVDLWDPRSDSISQVGLLGDESGTLKFVSFKTSELPELDEGAVYELGNVVTDEYQGNFSVKLNRTTTIEELDEDIEVGDDDVTIEGALVDIQSGSGLIKRCPEEGCTRVLQNGRCNEHGNVEGEFDLRIKGVVDDGNEVHDVIFNKEMTEELTGISLEEAKQMAMDALDTTIVVDEMRDDLVGVYYRVTGPTFGRYVLADETERLTGPADAEAVLIKARSI from the coding sequence ATGTCAGACCTGCGAACCCACGCAGCGGAGATTGCAGAGCAGTTTTCAGACCACTTAGACGTCGACGAGGACGACGTAGAGGAGCGACTGCAGAACCTCGTCGACGAGTACCGGGTGCCCGTCGACGAGGCGCGTCGGTCGGTCGTCAACAGTTACCTCGACGAGGCGGGACTCGAACGCGACGAACTCGGCCGCGGCGGGGCCGAAGAGACCCTGTTGGCGGACATCGACGAGGACGAACAGTGGGTCGACGTGACCGCGAAGGTCGTCGACCTGTGGGACCCCCGAAGCGACTCCATCTCTCAGGTGGGGCTTCTCGGCGACGAGTCGGGGACCCTCAAGTTCGTCTCGTTCAAGACCTCCGAACTCCCCGAACTCGACGAGGGAGCGGTGTACGAACTCGGTAACGTCGTCACCGACGAGTATCAGGGGAACTTCTCCGTGAAACTCAACCGGACGACGACGATAGAGGAACTCGACGAGGACATCGAAGTCGGCGACGACGACGTGACCATAGAGGGCGCACTCGTGGACATCCAGTCCGGAAGCGGCCTCATCAAACGCTGCCCCGAGGAGGGATGTACGCGCGTCCTCCAGAACGGTCGGTGCAACGAACACGGGAACGTCGAAGGCGAGTTCGACCTCAGAATCAAGGGCGTCGTAGACGACGGCAACGAGGTCCACGACGTCATCTTCAACAAAGAGATGACAGAAGAGCTCACCGGCATCAGCCTCGAAGAGGCGAAACAGATGGCGATGGACGCGTTGGACACGACCATCGTCGTAGACGAGATGCGCGACGACCTGGTCGGCGTCTACTACCGCGTGACCGGACCGACGTTCGGACGGTACGTGCTCGCAGACGAGACCGAACGCCTGACCGGACCGGCGGACGCCGAAGCAGTCCTCATCAAAGCGAGGTCGATCTAA
- a CDS encoding DUF7091 family protein → MDDRLERFIRDKFRAAGRKYARTKRAYDEGRTDADGGFDLPRDDEGRTKLVCRRYAERRSVAVDDDGRPECFEAGHPDCVGCAEDIRTGVVETW, encoded by the coding sequence ATGGACGACCGCCTCGAACGGTTCATCCGCGACAAGTTCCGCGCCGCCGGGCGGAAGTACGCCCGCACGAAGCGAGCATACGACGAGGGGCGGACCGACGCCGACGGCGGATTCGACCTGCCGCGAGACGACGAGGGCCGCACGAAACTCGTCTGTCGTCGCTACGCGGAGCGCCGAAGCGTCGCTGTCGACGACGACGGGCGACCGGAGTGTTTCGAGGCGGGACACCCCGACTGCGTCGGATGTGCGGAAGATATCCGAACCGGCGTCGTAGAGACGTGGTGA